The Virgibacillus phasianinus genome includes a window with the following:
- a CDS encoding YycH family regulatory protein, whose product MKLESVKSFTLTLLVAISLLLTFGLWTYQPSNEILEDQNFQPSIDVGGSELKKQDLISPETVLFHANGGHYGYSDPSYRENLYKDMHSWTLTNLQATEETDQPDNNNRVMEIIFPESLPMQLLPTIFDMNDSDSGELPIRSFNQIDITFNREQKILNLHFISESGREQAIATVNDSSKYDKMWKQITEKEHLSKLIAYDKGEQQIYIPLNNKTLLKRDITVVPIEENKMVKALFPESSLVSKSGNYYNDDRRDMRVENNGKSIAFTNPTNANSIQINVQELLDQSVKSINDHKGWTDDYKLVHIDQQSNLIRYRMYYDGYPTYSSSDLTIIEQKWKNANLFKYNRSLINLKEVINDKEVTLPSGSELIAYLENEFSKAYDLDQIKDIKIGYQFISNNNSSLSVTLEPAWFVNLNDMWLPIDFEELEPEKGGAIDAVDAN is encoded by the coding sequence ATGAAGCTGGAATCAGTTAAATCCTTTACGTTAACTTTATTGGTTGCGATTAGCTTATTACTCACCTTTGGTCTATGGACCTATCAGCCGAGCAATGAGATACTAGAGGACCAAAATTTCCAACCAAGTATAGATGTTGGTGGGTCAGAATTGAAAAAGCAGGATCTAATAAGTCCAGAAACGGTGCTATTCCATGCAAATGGCGGGCACTACGGCTATTCAGATCCAAGCTATCGGGAGAACCTGTATAAGGACATGCATTCATGGACCTTAACTAATCTTCAGGCAACAGAGGAAACCGACCAACCTGATAATAATAATAGGGTAATGGAGATAATATTTCCGGAATCTCTGCCGATGCAACTTTTACCAACCATTTTTGACATGAATGATTCGGATTCGGGGGAACTGCCGATACGATCATTTAACCAAATTGATATTACATTTAATAGAGAGCAGAAGATATTGAATTTGCACTTTATTTCCGAAAGCGGTCGGGAGCAGGCAATTGCCACGGTTAACGATAGTAGTAAATATGATAAAATGTGGAAGCAAATTACAGAGAAAGAACATTTAAGCAAATTAATAGCCTATGATAAAGGTGAGCAGCAGATTTATATACCTCTTAACAATAAGACGTTGTTAAAAAGGGATATTACGGTTGTTCCAATTGAAGAAAATAAGATGGTTAAAGCGTTATTTCCTGAATCATCATTAGTCAGTAAATCAGGAAATTACTATAATGATGATAGACGTGATATGAGAGTAGAGAATAACGGGAAAAGTATTGCTTTTACGAACCCAACTAACGCCAACTCCATTCAAATTAATGTACAGGAATTGTTGGATCAAAGTGTGAAAAGTATTAATGATCATAAAGGATGGACAGATGATTATAAGCTTGTTCATATTGACCAGCAATCAAACTTGATTAGGTACCGTATGTATTATGATGGTTATCCAACGTATAGCAGCTCTGATCTGACTATTATTGAGCAGAAATGGAAGAACGCTAATTTATTCAAATATAATCGGTCGTTAATCAACCTCAAAGAAGTGATTAACGATAAGGAGGTAACGCTTCCATCGGGTAGTGAACTCATTGCCTACTTGGAAAATGAATTTTCTAAAGCATATGACCTTGATCAAATTAAAGATATAAAGATAGGTTATCAGTTTATCTCTAATAATAATTCATCCCTTTCCGTGACACTTGAACCCGCATGGTTTGTGAATCTTAACGACATGTGGCTGCCAATTGATTTTGAAGAACTGGAACCAGAGAAGGGAGGAGCAATAGATGCAGTGGACGCAAATTAA
- a CDS encoding two-component system regulatory protein YycI yields the protein MQWTQIKTLFILCFLVLDVFLLVQFIQKQDKEDLEVLKDEQEESIQKKLAADDIEIRTELPEEELTGSYISINQQIFSEENRSMVKSTEDQETAIINNDFIISRLKEQVSIDSESSDEEIESLVKEKLKIISPDSYVFWDWNKELNVLLFFQEKKKKPLYYNRNGLILVFLNDRNEISFYTQALLGDVEKTKSQRKLSQPIQAIDVLYQKNSLNPGDEITKVDIGYYTRIPLENVTQVFAPTWKITVNNERNYFVNALEGYIFSSNDLTFLGDTLSKGIISKVNTIRDNKDLKQYFLTKLTKRIEIIDEINRSESE from the coding sequence ATGCAGTGGACGCAAATTAAGACACTTTTTATTCTCTGCTTTCTTGTTCTTGATGTTTTTTTACTGGTTCAGTTTATTCAAAAGCAGGATAAGGAAGATTTAGAAGTGCTGAAGGATGAACAAGAAGAATCCATTCAAAAAAAGCTGGCAGCAGATGATATAGAAATACGCACGGAGCTGCCTGAAGAGGAACTGACAGGGTCCTATATCTCGATTAACCAACAAATATTCAGTGAAGAAAATAGAAGTATGGTTAAATCCACAGAAGATCAGGAAACGGCGATAATTAACAATGATTTTATTATTTCACGATTAAAAGAACAAGTATCAATCGATAGCGAATCGTCCGACGAGGAAATTGAATCGCTTGTGAAGGAAAAGTTAAAGATTATCTCACCGGATAGTTATGTTTTCTGGGACTGGAATAAAGAATTGAATGTATTGCTTTTCTTTCAGGAAAAAAAGAAAAAGCCTCTTTACTATAACCGAAATGGCCTGATACTGGTCTTTCTTAATGATAGAAATGAAATCAGCTTTTACACGCAGGCGTTGCTTGGGGACGTTGAGAAAACGAAAAGCCAGAGGAAGCTGTCACAGCCAATCCAGGCTATTGACGTTCTTTATCAAAAGAACAGTTTAAATCCTGGTGATGAAATAACTAAAGTTGATATCGGCTACTATACAAGAATTCCGCTAGAGAATGTAACACAAGTATTTGCACCAACCTGGAAGATTACAGTGAACAATGAACGCAATTACTTTGTAAATGCGCTGGAGGGATATATATTCTCAAGCAATGATTTGACATTTTTGGGCGATACGCTGTCGAAGGGCATCATTTCCAAAGTAAATACAATTCGGGATAATAAAGATTTAAAACAATATTTTTTGACCAAATTAACAAAACGAATTGAGATAATTGATGAAATAAATCGGAGTGAATCGGAATGA
- a CDS encoding MBL fold metallo-hydrolase: MTLRFSVLASGSTGNAFYIESDQERLLVDAGLSGKQMDKLLSEVRVDPTKLTGILVTHEHSDHIKGLGIIARKYNLPIYANEKTWKAMENSIGKISLDQKFHFGMEEVKTFHDMDIESFGVSHDAAEPMFYTFRHNNKKVALVTDLGYVSERIKKTVEDADAYIFEANHDVGMLRMGRYPWNVKRRILGDSGHVSNEDSGLALYDIIGNRTKRIYLAHLSQDNNMKDLARMSVSNVLEERGVAINKRIKLMDTDPKKATDLYEVI; the protein is encoded by the coding sequence ATGACTTTACGTTTTAGTGTACTAGCATCCGGAAGTACGGGGAATGCTTTTTATATCGAATCTGATCAGGAGAGGCTTCTTGTTGATGCTGGGTTAAGCGGCAAGCAAATGGACAAGCTTCTGAGTGAAGTACGGGTTGATCCAACTAAACTAACTGGCATATTGGTTACACATGAGCATAGTGATCATATAAAAGGTCTAGGAATCATTGCTCGTAAATATAATTTACCTATCTATGCGAATGAGAAGACGTGGAAGGCAATGGAAAACTCAATTGGCAAGATTTCATTGGACCAGAAGTTTCATTTTGGCATGGAAGAGGTTAAAACCTTTCACGATATGGATATTGAATCATTTGGTGTGTCCCATGATGCAGCTGAACCGATGTTCTATACATTTCGCCACAACAATAAAAAAGTTGCATTGGTGACAGACCTTGGCTATGTATCGGAACGAATAAAGAAGACGGTTGAAGATGCAGATGCCTACATATTTGAGGCGAATCATGACGTAGGTATGCTGCGGATGGGGCGTTATCCATGGAATGTGAAGCGGCGCATCCTTGGAGATTCAGGCCATGTATCCAATGAGGATAGTGGGCTGGCACTATATGATATTATTGGTAATCGAACAAAACGTATTTATTTAGCACATTTAAGTCAAGATAATAATATGAAAGACCTAGCCCGTATGTCGGTTAGTAATGTGTTAGAAGAACGTGGCGTTGCAATCAATAAGAGAATTAAGCTTATGGATACAGACCCGAAAAAGGCAACTGACTTATATGAAGTAATATAA
- a CDS encoding S1C family serine protease, with translation MDYYHDQDPPPGKRPKKSKGWLFPVLVGIIIGVLVVIIAMPSLLKSNLLPQAWTNNTETDNGTLNQDSSNSYVNVDVSTQVTDVVNKVAPAVVGVINIQQQMDFWQDQASEVGTGSGVIYKKEDGNAYIITNHHVVEGADTVEVVLSNEKHIEAKIMGSDLFSDLAVLRVDGKHIKQVIQMGSSENVKVGEPAIAIGNPLGMKFSGSVTQGVISGKQRTIPQDFNQDGRADWQAEVLQTDAAINPGNSGGALINIDGQLIGINSMKINETSVEGIGFAIPIDTARPLVNELEKKGEITRPYLGVEIYSLEEVPQSEWDSTLSLPKGVDGGVYIWSVERLSPADQAGLKRLDVITQIDGKKVMNMIELRKILYQEKKVGDDLKVTFYRDGKKQSTTVKLGQQR, from the coding sequence ATGGATTATTATCATGATCAGGATCCACCACCAGGTAAAAGGCCAAAGAAAAGCAAAGGCTGGCTTTTCCCTGTTCTTGTAGGAATTATCATTGGTGTCTTAGTCGTAATTATTGCCATGCCTTCCTTGTTGAAGTCAAATCTATTGCCACAAGCGTGGACTAACAATACGGAAACGGATAATGGTACTTTAAATCAGGACTCAAGCAACAGTTATGTTAATGTTGACGTATCCACGCAAGTCACGGATGTTGTCAACAAAGTCGCCCCAGCAGTTGTGGGAGTGATTAATATTCAACAACAAATGGACTTTTGGCAGGATCAGGCGAGTGAAGTGGGGACAGGATCCGGAGTAATTTATAAAAAAGAAGACGGAAATGCCTATATCATTACCAATCACCACGTAGTTGAGGGTGCAGATACTGTTGAAGTTGTCCTTTCTAATGAAAAACATATCGAAGCAAAAATAATGGGCAGTGATTTATTTTCCGATCTGGCGGTTCTGCGCGTAGATGGAAAGCATATCAAACAAGTTATTCAAATGGGATCTTCCGAAAATGTTAAAGTTGGCGAGCCAGCGATTGCAATTGGAAATCCATTGGGTATGAAATTTTCAGGATCGGTTACCCAAGGTGTGATTAGCGGGAAACAGCGGACAATCCCACAGGACTTTAACCAGGATGGCCGTGCAGACTGGCAGGCGGAAGTTCTCCAGACCGATGCAGCGATTAATCCTGGGAACAGCGGCGGTGCTCTAATCAATATCGATGGGCAGCTAATCGGGATTAACTCCATGAAAATTAATGAAACATCTGTTGAGGGAATCGGATTCGCTATCCCGATTGATACCGCAAGACCACTTGTGAATGAACTTGAAAAAAAGGGAGAAATCACCAGACCATACTTAGGTGTTGAAATTTATTCACTTGAGGAAGTCCCGCAATCTGAATGGGATAGTACGCTTAGTCTGCCAAAAGGTGTTGACGGCGGAGTCTACATCTGGAGTGTGGAACGTCTTTCACCAGCGGACCAGGCTGGTCTCAAACGGCTGGATGTTATTACACAAATAGACGGAAAAAAAGTAATGAACATGATTGAATTACGAAAAATCCTCTATCAGGAGAAAAAGGTTGGCGACGATTTAAAAGTTACCTTCTACCGCGATGGTAAGAAACAATCAACAACCGTTAAATTAGGGCAGCAGCGCTAA
- a CDS encoding MarR family winged helix-turn-helix transcriptional regulator, whose product MTANNGKDIAELFREINALMKKRLREQLHGKGLTPPQMMTLHLLSENEPMRVGDLSDRLKLAPSTVSSILDRLEKNNFVIRCRNKNDRRIVEIYLSKKAEELQDSFRQIIDQFMQTITAGATEQELHDIRIGLQTMRRLLMKEVEGE is encoded by the coding sequence GTGACTGCAAATAATGGCAAGGATATTGCTGAACTGTTCCGAGAGATTAATGCACTTATGAAAAAGCGACTGCGCGAACAGCTGCACGGGAAAGGATTAACGCCACCACAAATGATGACGCTGCATTTGCTGTCAGAAAATGAACCTATGCGTGTTGGTGATTTAAGTGATCGTTTGAAATTGGCGCCCAGTACCGTTTCAAGTATCCTTGATCGTTTAGAAAAAAACAATTTTGTGATACGATGCCGGAATAAAAACGACAGAAGAATTGTGGAGATTTATTTATCAAAGAAAGCAGAGGAATTACAAGACTCATTCAGGCAAATCATTGATCAATTTATGCAAACAATTACAGCGGGAGCAACTGAACAGGAGTTACACGACATACGGATAGGCCTACAGACTATGCGAAGATTACTCATGAAAGAGGTTGAGGGGGAGTAA
- a CDS encoding ATP-binding cassette domain-containing protein has protein sequence MATIVEVNDLRKKYKGFEAVTGVNFAIDEGEIFGFLGPNGAGKSTTINMLSTIIRPTGGEATINGFDIVKEKNKVRESIGLIFQESTLDEKLSANENLMLHCRFYKVPKEKREERIKEVLEIVDLSEKRKQIVETFSGGMKRRLEIARGLLHYPRVLFLDEPTVGLDPQTRNHIWEYILRLKKKAGITIFLTTHYMDEAEICDRVAVMDNGNLIALDTPERLKTNVGGDIIEIRTVDNEKAKSVIEEEYSLEASEADDTLTFQVEKGNEFLVQFVKEFTVGITTVNLRRPTLNDVFLQLTGREIREESVKKNDIKKMRRGH, from the coding sequence TTGGCAACGATTGTTGAAGTGAATGATTTACGAAAAAAGTACAAAGGTTTTGAAGCGGTAACCGGTGTGAATTTTGCAATTGATGAAGGGGAGATTTTTGGCTTTCTCGGACCGAATGGTGCTGGAAAAAGCACTACCATTAACATGCTGTCGACGATAATTAGACCAACTGGCGGAGAGGCAACGATAAATGGTTTTGATATTGTAAAGGAAAAAAATAAGGTAAGAGAAAGTATTGGATTAATTTTTCAGGAATCGACGCTTGATGAAAAACTGTCAGCAAATGAAAATTTAATGCTTCATTGTCGTTTTTATAAGGTACCTAAGGAAAAGCGAGAGGAACGAATAAAAGAGGTACTTGAAATTGTTGACCTATCAGAAAAACGGAAACAAATTGTAGAAACATTTTCTGGCGGAATGAAACGCCGTCTGGAAATTGCTCGCGGACTACTGCATTACCCGCGCGTTTTATTTCTTGATGAGCCCACCGTGGGATTGGATCCACAAACGAGGAATCATATTTGGGAATATATTCTGCGTTTAAAGAAAAAGGCTGGCATCACAATTTTTCTAACGACACACTACATGGATGAAGCGGAAATATGCGACCGTGTAGCGGTTATGGATAATGGAAATTTAATTGCGCTCGATACCCCCGAAAGGTTGAAGACCAATGTCGGCGGTGACATTATTGAAATTCGAACAGTTGATAATGAAAAAGCAAAGAGCGTTATAGAAGAGGAGTATAGTCTTGAGGCCAGCGAGGCAGATGATACATTAACGTTCCAGGTAGAGAAAGGAAATGAATTTCTTGTTCAGTTTGTAAAGGAATTCACTGTTGGTATTACAACTGTAAATCTGCGCAGGCCAACACTTAATGATGTATTTTTACAACTGACTGGTCGTGAAATCCGTGAAGAATCTGTTAAAAAGAATGACATCAAAAAGATGAGGAGGGGCCATTAA
- a CDS encoding ABC transporter permease: MEAIYAVWLRDVIKFFRDRGRLIGSFAMPFMFLILFGSGMSGAMQAMLGGGSGGGALADFDFVEFMFPGIIGMTVFNTAIFSALSVVQDKEFGYMREILVSPMSRVSIAIGKVLGGTTVAVIQGLMMLIFVPFIGVSLTFSMVLQLIPIMFLVGFTISAIGLLIASSLKTAQGFQMVIQILLFPMLFLSGAMFPLNGLPAWMDFIVKINPLTYSVDMFKEIILQPETMSAPLRQAMGLDLKVFNHIITFTEEIIVVGVIGAVFIVAATMKFSKAEA, encoded by the coding sequence ATGGAGGCAATTTATGCAGTGTGGCTTCGTGATGTTATCAAGTTCTTTCGTGATAGGGGACGTCTGATTGGTTCCTTCGCCATGCCGTTTATGTTTTTGATTTTATTCGGAAGCGGCATGAGTGGTGCGATGCAGGCAATGCTTGGCGGAGGTTCCGGTGGCGGCGCTCTTGCTGACTTTGATTTTGTTGAGTTTATGTTCCCGGGGATTATTGGAATGACAGTATTTAATACGGCGATATTTTCCGCTTTATCTGTAGTGCAGGATAAAGAATTCGGGTATATGAGAGAAATTCTTGTTTCGCCGATGTCGCGCGTGTCCATTGCGATAGGGAAAGTTCTTGGTGGGACGACTGTAGCGGTTATCCAAGGGCTAATGATGCTGATATTCGTTCCGTTTATTGGTGTTTCGCTGACATTTTCCATGGTACTGCAGCTGATTCCAATCATGTTCCTTGTTGGATTTACCATTTCGGCAATCGGTCTGTTAATTGCAAGTTCACTGAAAACGGCACAAGGCTTTCAAATGGTGATCCAAATTCTATTATTCCCAATGCTATTCTTGTCTGGGGCGATGTTTCCATTAAACGGACTTCCTGCATGGATGGATTTTATTGTGAAAATTAATCCGCTAACATATTCGGTAGATATGTTTAAGGAAATTATCCTGCAGCCTGAAACGATGAGTGCCCCCCTTAGACAGGCGATGGGACTGGATCTCAAGGTATTTAACCATATTATCACCTTCACCGAAGAAATTATCGTTGTCGGGGTTATTGGCGCAGTTTTTATTGTTGCTGCGACAATGAAGTTTTCAAAAGCTGAGGCATAA
- a CDS encoding DoxX family protein, producing the protein MPMSKWICYAVGYVFIVTGIVKLLFDDFQTTFANLGIPSSTTVLLLVALAEIVCGALIAGGFYVKEATVPLIIIMIAAIILTKLPYLTGQGFFQFLYMARLDIVMLILLLLLFTHVRGRKFR; encoded by the coding sequence ATGCCAATGAGTAAATGGATCTGCTATGCGGTTGGGTATGTATTTATTGTTACCGGTATTGTTAAATTATTATTTGATGATTTCCAAACTACCTTTGCCAACCTGGGCATACCATCTTCAACGACAGTTCTGCTGCTTGTTGCGCTAGCAGAAATTGTCTGTGGTGCCTTAATAGCCGGGGGATTTTACGTAAAAGAAGCCACCGTGCCACTAATTATTATAATGATTGCAGCAATAATCCTAACAAAGCTGCCGTATCTTACTGGACAGGGGTTCTTTCAATTTTTATACATGGCAAGACTTGATATTGTAATGTTGATCCTATTATTATTACTTTTCACCCATGTACGGGGACGTAAATTTAGGTAA